The following proteins are encoded in a genomic region of Rhizobium sp. CCGE531:
- a CDS encoding anti-sigma factor codes for MSELDKGQIPSDEQLTAFIDGELNAADRERIERLIADDMRVAERFDFLSRSTLPFKAAFEPMLAEAPAAKLEAMLAAIPVTEKPGARATGIGRRGFLAAVAASFVAAIAIDRAMIGIGHRLSKPDEDAEWRAVVAEYLSLYTADTLSAPAGDDTQQVAQLNEVGAKLDLSLAPEAVAMPGIEFKRAQILSYDSKPLAQIAYLDPESGPMALCIVQSAKGAAAPDMENRRGMNVVYWSSSTHAFMLIGHAPIDRMQQLAADVRTHLIA; via the coding sequence ATGAGTGAATTGGACAAAGGACAGATACCCTCGGACGAGCAACTCACCGCCTTCATCGATGGCGAGCTGAACGCCGCCGACCGCGAAAGGATCGAACGACTGATCGCCGACGACATGCGCGTGGCGGAGCGGTTCGATTTCCTGTCCCGTAGCACGCTGCCCTTCAAGGCGGCATTCGAGCCGATGCTTGCCGAGGCGCCGGCTGCGAAGCTGGAGGCCATGCTTGCCGCCATTCCCGTAACTGAAAAGCCCGGGGCTCGCGCTACCGGCATAGGTCGTCGCGGCTTCCTTGCGGCGGTTGCCGCGAGCTTCGTGGCCGCCATTGCCATCGACCGCGCCATGATCGGCATCGGCCATCGGCTTTCGAAGCCGGATGAGGATGCCGAATGGCGTGCCGTGGTAGCGGAATATCTTTCGCTCTATACTGCGGATACGCTGAGCGCCCCGGCTGGCGACGATACGCAACAGGTCGCGCAATTGAATGAGGTCGGCGCCAAACTGGACCTGTCTTTGGCGCCGGAAGCGGTGGCCATGCCCGGCATCGAATTCAAGCGTGCACAGATCCTGAGTTATGATAGCAAGCCGCTGGCTCAGATCGCCTATCTCGATCCGGAAAGCGGCCCCATGGCACTTTGCATTGTCCAATCCGCCAAGGGCGCGGCTGCGCCCGATATGGAAAATCGCCGGGGCATGAATGTCGTCTATTGGTCGAGCTCCACGCATGCCTTCATGCTGATCGGCCATGCGCCGATCGATCGCATGCAGCAACTTGCGGCTGATGTCCGGACGCATCTG